Genomic segment of Syntrophales bacterium:
TGGAGTTCTGCAAGGCGTACAACGCCATGACCCAGCACCAGGAGGGCATGGTTGTGCCGGTGATCATTACGGTTTATGCCGACCGGTCCTTCACATTCATAACCAAGACGCCCCCGGCTTCCGTTCTCCTGAAACAGGCAGCGAAAATCGCCAAGGGATCCAACAACCCCAGGAAAGAAAAAGTGGGCGCGGTGACAGAGAAGCAAGTCCGGGAAATCGCGGAGTTAAAGTTCAACGACTTGAATGCTGTCAACATGGAGGGAGCCGTTCGCATCATCGAGGGAACAGCAAAATCCATGGGTATCGACATCAAGGGTTAGAATCGTTCACGAGGTTACGGTCATGCCGAGCAAAGGGAAAAGCTATCAGGAAGTGAAAAAGAAGGTCACCCCGGGGACGCGTTACGCCCTGAAGGAGGCGGTTGAAATCCTTGTTGGCACCACCCGCGCCAAATTCGACGAAACGGTGGATGCCGCCATTCGCCTGGGAGTAAACCCTGCCCACGCCGACCAGATGGTTCGCGGAAGCGTTGTTCTGCCGAACGGCCTGGGGAAAACGGTGCGGGTTCTCGTTTTTGCCAAGGGAGAAAAAGAAAAGGAAGCCGCCGATGCCGGTGCGGATGTAGTCGGATCGGACGACATCGTTGAGAAAATCAAGGGCGGCTGGCTGGAGTTCGATCGGGTGATTGCCACACCGGACATGATGGGAAGCGTCGGAAAACTCGGCAAGATCCTCGGTCCCAGGGGGCTCATGCCCAATCCGAAAGTCGGTACGGTGACGTTTGACGTCGGAAGGACGGTGAAGGAGCTGAAAGCGGGGAAGGTCGAGTTCCGGGTGGAAAAGGCCGGAATCGTTCATACTCCCGTGGGAAAGGTTTCCTTCGGGCCGGAAAAACTGATGGAGAACATTCAGGCCGTTATCGAAACGATCATCAAGCTGAAACCTGCATCAAGCAAAGGGACCTACCTGAAGAGCATATCCCTTTCCACCACCATGGGTCCCGGGATCAAGGTGGATCCTCAGGATGTTAAGGCAACATAATCACTGACCGGTCAAGAAACAGTCGGAGACAGCAGGCACAGGAGATGTTTAATCGGGCTATGCCCGGCCTGCCGAGACGAGGTTCAAGTGTTCCGTGCAGGATGACCGAATGGTCATGCTGGTCCATTTTTCCTGTATGATGATACGTGTCTCCGACTTTCCTGAGGAAGTGAAGAAAATCGCTTCCCGGGCGTAGGTGACTTTGAGAGGAAAGGAGGTTGGAGATTGGATCGGAAAACGAAGGAGCAGGTGGTCGCCTCCCTTCACGAACAGTTGAAGGAGGCCAAACTCGCCGTCCTCGCCGGCTACAAAGGGATGAACGTGGCGAAAATGACGGAATTGAGGAACGCCCTGCGAAAAACCAACTCGGATGTACAGGTGATCAAGAACACCTTGTGGCGCATTGCGGCCAGGGGAACCCCTTTCAGCGCCCTGGAAGGGGAGGTCAAGGGACCCCTTGTCATGACCCTGAATGCCGGCGATGCCGTTGAATGCACCAAGGTGCTTGTTGAATTCGCGAAGAAGAATGCCGAGTTGGAACTCCGGACGGGCATGCTGGAAGGCAAGGTCCTGACGGCTCAGCAGATCGGCGCCATCTCGGAACTGCCCAGCCGGGAAGTTCTGCAGGCGAAGCTGCTGTCCGTCATGATCGGCGTCCAGACAGGCCTGGTGACGGCGCTGAGCGGCGTGTCCCGCGGACTGGTCCAGGTTCTGGCGGCATACCGGGACAAGAAGGAAAGTGCTTCGTAAACAAAGAAACCTCGCATCATACAGGAAGGAAGGTTGAACATGTCGAACATCACCAAGGAAGACGTAATCAAGTTCATCGAGAATATGACCGTTCTGGAGCTTTCCGAAATGGTCAAGGAACTGGAGAGCCGGCTTGGCGTCTCAGCTGCCGCGCCTGTTGCCGTGGCCGTGGCCGCCGGTCCCGCCGCGGCGGCAGCCCCTGCCGAGGAGAAGACGGAATTTGACGTAATCCTGACCGGCTTTGGAGATCAGAAGATCCAGGTCATCAAGGAAGTCCGCGCTATTACAGGGCTCGGCCTGAAGGAAGCCAAGGATCTCGTGGAAGGAGTGCCCAAGCCTGTCAAGGAGGCGGTCTCCAAGGATGAAGCGGCGGACATCAAAGCCAAAATCGAGAAAGTCGGCGGTACCGTGGAAGTGAAGTAGCAGGAAACCTGACTGTGACGGGGGTTACAGGTTTCCTGCGCCCCCGTTTTTCAGCCTGCCACCCTGGAACACGGACTTCTGAAAGGGAATTATGGGAGCATTCAGAAAGAGTTTCGGCCGGATCAGGAAGATCCTCGACATTCCGAACCTGATCGATATCCAGCTGCGGTCGTATGACAAGTTCCTGCAATGGGATGTCGAACCGGACCAGAGGAAAAACTTCGGCCTTCAAGGCGCATTCCGGAGCGTCTTTCCCATTTCCGACTTCAGCGGGAAATGCACTCTTGAATTCGTCAGCTACAAGATCGGGCAGGCTCGATACGACATGAACGAGTGCGTCCAGAAGGGCATGACGTATGCGGCGCCCCTGAAAATCGTTGTCCAACTCCGGGTGTTTGACGTGGATCGCAGCAGCGACAACAGAGCGATCCGGGACATCAAGGAGCAGGAGATCTACTTCGGCGAGATCCCTCTCATG
This window contains:
- the rplK gene encoding 50S ribosomal protein L11, which translates into the protein MAKKVIANIKLQIKAGKATPSPPIGPALGQHGVNIMEFCKAYNAMTQHQEGMVVPVIITVYADRSFTFITKTPPASVLLKQAAKIAKGSNNPRKEKVGAVTEKQVREIAELKFNDLNAVNMEGAVRIIEGTAKSMGIDIKG
- the rplA gene encoding 50S ribosomal protein L1: MPSKGKSYQEVKKKVTPGTRYALKEAVEILVGTTRAKFDETVDAAIRLGVNPAHADQMVRGSVVLPNGLGKTVRVLVFAKGEKEKEAADAGADVVGSDDIVEKIKGGWLEFDRVIATPDMMGSVGKLGKILGPRGLMPNPKVGTVTFDVGRTVKELKAGKVEFRVEKAGIVHTPVGKVSFGPEKLMENIQAVIETIIKLKPASSKGTYLKSISLSTTMGPGIKVDPQDVKAT
- the rplJ gene encoding 50S ribosomal protein L10; translation: MDRKTKEQVVASLHEQLKEAKLAVLAGYKGMNVAKMTELRNALRKTNSDVQVIKNTLWRIAARGTPFSALEGEVKGPLVMTLNAGDAVECTKVLVEFAKKNAELELRTGMLEGKVLTAQQIGAISELPSREVLQAKLLSVMIGVQTGLVTALSGVSRGLVQVLAAYRDKKESAS
- the rplL gene encoding 50S ribosomal protein L7/L12, yielding MSNITKEDVIKFIENMTVLELSEMVKELESRLGVSAAAPVAVAVAAGPAAAAAPAEEKTEFDVILTGFGDQKIQVIKEVRAITGLGLKEAKDLVEGVPKPVKEAVSKDEAADIKAKIEKVGGTVEVK